One window of Microcoleus vaginatus PCC 9802 genomic DNA carries:
- a CDS encoding tetratricopeptide repeat protein: protein MPTIPLLPTQLVVTTIFNSIESLGLTNIAGVFSGEQAESRQEANLKVSTKKFYTQGLKNLEQLDLHGAIKNFTATININPQFASAYNDRGVTRYKLGYKQSAIEDLTTAIELNPYRAKYYSNRGFMLTRLKHYTAAIADYTSALLLNPNVAQSYFNRGAIRLQMENSLAALADFESAIRLDRDFAKAYFNRGLTRYKLREVQGAFEDFQKAAGLFKLQGKMDSYQEAVSQITKLWC, encoded by the coding sequence ATGCCTACTATCCCCCTTCTCCCAACCCAATTAGTTGTCACAACTATTTTCAATTCGATCGAATCTTTGGGATTGACTAATATTGCCGGCGTATTTTCGGGGGAGCAAGCTGAATCCCGACAAGAGGCAAATTTAAAAGTTAGTACCAAAAAGTTTTACACTCAGGGTTTAAAAAATCTCGAACAACTAGACTTGCACGGTGCGATTAAAAATTTCACTGCCACAATTAACATTAATCCGCAATTCGCCTCAGCTTACAACGATCGCGGTGTGACCCGCTACAAATTAGGCTACAAGCAATCGGCGATCGAAGATTTAACTACAGCCATCGAACTCAATCCTTACCGAGCCAAGTATTACAGCAATCGGGGGTTTATGCTGACTCGTTTAAAACATTATACTGCGGCGATCGCAGATTACACCTCGGCACTGCTGCTCAACCCAAATGTAGCTCAATCTTACTTTAACCGAGGTGCTATCCGCCTGCAAATGGAGAATTCCCTGGCAGCACTAGCTGATTTTGAGTCAGCAATTCGCCTCGATCGCGATTTTGCTAAAGCTTACTTTAATCGAGGACTGACTAGATATAAATTGAGAGAGGTTCAGGGAGCATTTGAGGATTTTCAGAAGGCGGCAGGGCTTTTTAAGCTGCAGGGGAAAATGGATTCTTATCAAGAGGCAGTTTCTCAAATTACAAAGCTATGGTGTTAG